The genomic interval tctatctatctatctatctaccgtAAAGCAGAATAGTCAATACTTTTATACTATACAATACAAGTCATAACTTAATATATAGGACAGTTTGCTCTTTAAAGGTTGTGTGTGGCTCTTAAAAGAGCCTTTATTGGAGAGAGGTCTGGTAGGGGAGGAGGTTTAAGGTTTAAACACATCCACCTAAAGAGCCTAAAGTCCTTAAAAGTCGTTACGTTTCACGTCACAATTGGTGGTTTATTTACAACAAATATCTAAATTACAGATGAAATGATACGCCACTGGTTCTCAAGTTGTGATaactatttttgtttgtttaacataTACCAACCATATGACGTTATATGGAATAGAGaggtaaatatttttaaaatgcattactttttttatttaccttatcaaaaaaggaaaaaaattgttACCTGACTCCAGATGTATAGAATAAAAATGtcttcaaatttgacccaaggacagaCTAAACTTATCGTATAAATAACGTCTCTATCTGAAATATAACTTCTTTTTATAGATTTGATTCCTTCCAGCGCTCGTTGAAAACATAACTGGTcgctttcattcctctgatcttaatttctttttatatactatattaggTCTTATCCTATTTAGATGAGGGTTGTGGACCATGATTTCCAAAAACtagtggttttaaaattaacttTGCCAGCTTTTGATCaagaaggacaacacaagggttaaaacatttttaaaggttaCATCAATTATTTAACGCAAAACTAAACAacttggttgaaagaaaccttcaattcttcaaaaaaaaacacgaaAAAAAACACGAGAACCACAAGTGTAGTACTTATAGGTAAACAATGATTTATATCCTAGTAATGGAAGTTATATGAATTAACTATCTAATAACCAGATAATGGAAACGGTCTCTTTAAGAGGCGGTGGGTGGCTCTTAAAAGAGCCGTTGTGTGGTGGACCAGGTTCGGGTGTGTGTAAGGGTTTATCCCCCGAAGCCGTACAGGGTGCGGCCCTGCCTCTTCAGAGCGTAGACCACATCCATGGCGGTCACCGTCTTCCTCTTGGCGTGCTCGGTGTACGTCACCGCGTCACGGATCACGTTCTCCAGGAAGACCTTGAGCACGCCGCGGGTCTCCTCGTAGATCAGCCCGGAGATCCGCTTCACGCCGCCGCGGCGGGCCAGGCGGCGGATGGCGGGCTTGGTGATGCCCTGGATGTTGTCACGGAGAACCTTCCGGTGCCGCTTGGCGCCTCCTTTACCGAGCCCCTTCCCGCCTTTTCCTCTTCCGGACATCGTTGCGTTGATATCGTCGAAGCGAATGACCCAACGGTTTCCAAACGGCTGTATTTATGTCTGATCTGCGGACGTAAGAGAGAGCAGTGTGTCTCAGTGGGCGGGGCCAAACGGCCGGAAGTTAAGACTCTTCCTTCTGGTTGTCTTTGTTTAACCAACACGTTTGTTGAAGCTTTTttaatcgatgtttttaactttttttgtccctttttcatcacttttcacactttttcaatatttgtctttttttaacgtTTAACACTGcgtaacaataacttattaactttagttttacagttatttttggaatttatggtcaataaacctcatttataggaaattatacctaatgttggagttagaaaagcagaaattaggaattattgagactaaaatgaaaggaatggatgttgatgataatcacagactggaatatgtcaacttttactcaacactattttcaacaacacttccatttgtttttcaaatgctataaaattagataattaaatgtaataattaaaaataagatTAAACTTACTTGCAAATTTGGTGCATGAAAGTGggtcagaatgcaggaaattaagtcaTTGATGCTCAAAAACTTCCCTGGGGGAGGACAACCAGATCCCCCAATgtgaaatccccccccccccccccccccacaaaaaaaggcccattctggcccatatatacagtacaggagacccactacaatacattgGAGCACAGGCagtttctttctgttttcttatATTTAACTCTTACCCAATGTATAGTATATTGTAATTGTGTTGTTATGTAAACATGTAATTTTACTTTCAGGGTGACTCGTTACAATCCGACTTATTGCCTTTCTACCTTATTTTATACTCCCAGTGTTTGAGGCAGAGtctgttttagtcttttttaatGTCCAGCTActtggtttttattttactgtaagagCGATATGTCTTTGTTTGACACTTGTTATGCTACTTATACGCATATCTATCTCTGCtcttgtctttgctgttgcaaaccTCAATTTCCCCCAATGTGGGACAAACACAGGCCACTTATCTGATCTTATCTGTCTAGGGACTGCAATGCAAAATAGATTTTTGCCTAACTCTGGTGTATTGACACAAATGTGCATTAATAGGCTCTGTCCCTGTATTAAATgatcaaaaaaatgtgttttacgtATGCACTATCCACGGCttcttcatgtgtgtgtgtgtgtgtgtgtgtgtggtggagggggggggtcaCCGACCATGTCTTTTGTCTGAGGGGTGATGGACCAGGCTGTTGTCCTCACACCAGTCCTCCAGATGTTCCTCCATCTATCGGCCTGATGTGTGAACGACCCGTTCTGCAGATTCAGAGTAAAGAGCATTCAACACCTTCAAGTCCtgatcaaaacaaaaggacaaaCGTCTTGAAACGGCAAGTGAATGGTCCAAAACAACAGCTGGTACTTAACTTATGACTAGCACCACTCCACTTGTATACTTGCACACTTTGCAACTTGTTGTCCTGAACACACTTCCGTTGCTCTTACATAACTTGCACCATTATGCCACTTGCATACTCAGGTAAAACAGAACCACCTCAGCCATTCATTGGcctgatttttgcattattttattatattgacTGTGTACTGTGTGCACAATTGCACATttcaactcaaattttgctgctcttattttcttcattgcatgtgcctttttatttttactttttatattgtttacttgactgttatgtttgtctgtggacctaattgttaaaacatgtcttgtctccaccgtgggatggagggaaacgcaatttcgatctctttgtatgtcttgacatgtgaagaaattgacaataaagcagatttAAATCATGATCACCTGAATGGTTCGTCAACGACACGATGTGTGAAGTGATGTTGTTCCCAAACTTCAAGCCCAGATTCAAATTTACCTTTTTACAACTTGTACatttagcatgaaaacacacactatgTGAACATTAGTGAAGCTAATCTTGGGCaaaaagtgattttaaaaataaaaacaaacaatatcagaagtgaaatcacacacacagacacacaccttaTGCAGGGTCTTTGACATTTTACTACAATATTTACATATGCAGCATGCTTCCAATGTTTGCAGTACTTTGCTTTGTGGTTTATTTAAGGGTCACTCTAATTATCCTTATTTTATGTCCGATATACACCTAATAAACACGACTTTACACCTAAAGACCCATTAATTTCCTCATCAACTTTGTCGCTGGCTGCTTGCACGATTTTATCCCACCCaactaaccctcatgttgtcctggtgtcaaatttgacccgtttttaaacatcagaaatttgggattcttttcatccaaattgtccaaacaTTACATGGATAGCTCCATAGAACACTGagggatcagttcactactctatagaattttgggtgttttatgtCCCCCCAAAAACACTTTGACAAATGACAAGAAAAATGATATAAGTCCTAATAAATGAGTtttcttgaccatgaattcgaaaaaggaaaacaagtgGTGATATATTGGTGTTAGTGATGTGTTCAGTATACTGATGGTATGTCAtacaaatgaagaaaatgttgaaaaaaagtgttgaaaagtgataaaaaggggtcaaatgttcaaaaaaattGTTcgttttcagttttgacctgggaggacgACGTAAGGGTTAATAGGGTCAGCCAAACACtcagtgtatacacacacacacacacacacacacacacacacacacacacacacacacacacacacacacacacacacttcccaatTGGTTGATAAGTAAGCCTAGTTCACATAGGATATCAGTCTAATGGTCCAAAATAATCTTACACATTTCTAAAtatcaacattaaaataaaacccaACGGTTTGAAATTCACAACACTGCACAAACTGAGAAATAATTCCTTTCCAATACAAATTTCAAGTAAGTTGtgtttacatacacacaaatctGATGAAAGCTGCGGTGATTTGGATCTGTATTTTAGAGAAATAAGACAGCAGTCACCTATTTTAGTATTTGTCTCATTAATTCCCTCTTGATCTTAAGCTTAGAAAGTAGGTTAATATTTCTTATTGTCGCCATTTATGAACGAGGTCAGCTCAATATAAATGTGCCGTATGTAGATCAGATTCCTGATGTTATTCTACTGCTATTTACCTTAATATAACGTTATAGTCGTTGAAAACAGTATAATAAACAGGAGCCTCGAAGTCATaacttacatttaaaatattagaTAAGGAGTTTGCTCTTTAAAAGGTTGTGTGTGGCTCTTAAAAGAGCCTTTTTGAGAGTGAGGTCTGGTAGGGGAGGGGGTCTAAGCCCTCTCTCCGCGGATGCGCCGGGCCAGCTGGATGTCTTTGGGCATGATGGTGACCCTCTTGGCGT from Etheostoma spectabile isolate EspeVRDwgs_2016 unplaced genomic scaffold, UIUC_Espe_1.0 scaffold00016047, whole genome shotgun sequence carries:
- the LOC116679493 gene encoding histone H4 produces the protein MSGRGKGGKGLGKGGAKRHRKVLRDNIQGITKPAIRRLARRGGVKRISGLIYEETRGVLKVFLENVIRDAVTYTEHAKRKTVTAMDVVYALKRQGRTLYGFGG